From one Triticum aestivum cultivar Chinese Spring chromosome 4B, IWGSC CS RefSeq v2.1, whole genome shotgun sequence genomic stretch:
- the LOC123091641 gene encoding 40S ribosomal protein S16 produces MAAVLTRPTPGTVQCFGRKKTAVAVAYCKPGRGLIKVNGAPIELIRPEMLRLKAFEPILLAGRSRFKDIDMRIRVRGGGKTSQIYSIRQAIAKSLVAYYQKYVDEAAKKEVKEIFGRYDRTLLVADPRRCEPKKFGGRGARARFQKSYR; encoded by the coding sequence ATGGCAGCCGTTCTCACCCGCCCGACGCCGGGCACCGTCCAGTGCTTCGGCCGGAAGAAGACCGCCGTCGCCGTGGCCTACTGCAAGCCCGGGCGCGGCCTCATCAAGGTCAACGGCGCGCCGATCGAGCTCATCCGCCCTGAGATGCTCCGTCTGAAGGCCTTCGAGCCGATCCTGCTTGCCGGCAGGTCCCGCTTCAAGGACATCGACATGCGCATCCGCGTTCGCGGCGGCGGGAAGACGAGCCAGATCTACTCCATCCGCCAGGCCATCGCCAAGTCGCTCGTCGCCTACTACCAGAAGTACGTcgacgaggcggccaagaaggagGTGAAGGAGATCTTCGGCCGCTACGACCGGACGCTCCTCGTCGCCGACCCGCGCCGCTGCGAGCCCAAGAAGTTCGGCGGTCGTGGCGCCCGCGCGCGTTTCCAGAAGTCTTACCGTTGA
- the LOC123091640 gene encoding uncharacterized protein isoform X2, whose product MEAAAAAASSSVLLSFSSPRRSTAATFLRLSTASPRITCSATQQLPLAAPWLSAAEKSSTRRRSSILSLRCSSAATGSPSAVVSSERWILEPAGDGDWKHIGYRVARPGAIEIASEAMTVGRVPENADVVIPVATVSGVHARLEKKDGNLVVTDMDSTNGTYVNERKLVPGFPVAVQPGSLLIFGDIHLAMFRVRKTIVDVAAEATKDDQQEAETVLASAVQETS is encoded by the exons AtggaggcagcggcagcagcggctAGTTCCTCTGTCCTGCTGTCGTTTTCCAGCCCGAGGAGATCAACGGCGGCTACCTTCCTCCGCCTCTCCACGGCGTCGCCTCGCATCACGTGCTCCGCCACACAGCAGCTTCCCCTCGCTGCACCATGGTTGTCAGCCGCCGAAAAGAGCAGCACTAGAAGAAGAAGCAGCATCCTGTCGTTAAGGTGCTCCTCGGCCGCCACCGGCAGCCCGTCGGCCGTTGTCTCTTCAGAACGATGGATTCTTGAGCCCGCAG GGGACGGCGACTGGAAACACATCGGCTACCGCGTCGCCCGCCCCGGCGCCATCGAGATCGCATCC GAAGCGATGACCGTGGGACGAGTTCCGGAGAACGCCGACGTCGTCATCCCCGTCGCAACAG tTTCTGGGGTGCACGCTCGGCTGGAGAAGAAGGACGGGAACCTGGTGGTCACGGACATGGACAGCACCAACGGCACCTACGTCAACGAGAGGAAGCTGGTACCGGGATTCCCGGTCGCCGTCCAACCCGGGAGCCTCCTCATCTTCG GTGACATCCACTTGGCAATGTTTCGGGTGAGGAAGACAATCGTCGATGTGGCAGCCGAGGCCACCAAAGATGACCAGCAGGAAGCTGAGACTGTGCTGGCAAGTGCAGTTCAAGAAACAAGCTAG
- the LOC123091640 gene encoding uncharacterized protein isoform X1, which yields MEAAAAAASSSVLLSFSSPRRSTAATFLRLSTASPRITCSATQQLPLAAPWLSAAEKSSTRRRSSILSLRCSSAATGSPSAVVSSERWILEPAGDGDWKHIGYRVARPGAIEIASASCSSQEAMTVGRVPENADVVIPVATVSGVHARLEKKDGNLVVTDMDSTNGTYVNERKLVPGFPVAVQPGSLLIFGDIHLAMFRVRKTIVDVAAEATKDDQQEAETVLASAVQETS from the exons AtggaggcagcggcagcagcggctAGTTCCTCTGTCCTGCTGTCGTTTTCCAGCCCGAGGAGATCAACGGCGGCTACCTTCCTCCGCCTCTCCACGGCGTCGCCTCGCATCACGTGCTCCGCCACACAGCAGCTTCCCCTCGCTGCACCATGGTTGTCAGCCGCCGAAAAGAGCAGCACTAGAAGAAGAAGCAGCATCCTGTCGTTAAGGTGCTCCTCGGCCGCCACCGGCAGCCCGTCGGCCGTTGTCTCTTCAGAACGATGGATTCTTGAGCCCGCAG GGGACGGCGACTGGAAACACATCGGCTACCGCGTCGCCCGCCCCGGCGCCATCGAGATCGCATCC GCATCTTGTTCATCTCAGGAAGCGATGACCGTGGGACGAGTTCCGGAGAACGCCGACGTCGTCATCCCCGTCGCAACAG tTTCTGGGGTGCACGCTCGGCTGGAGAAGAAGGACGGGAACCTGGTGGTCACGGACATGGACAGCACCAACGGCACCTACGTCAACGAGAGGAAGCTGGTACCGGGATTCCCGGTCGCCGTCCAACCCGGGAGCCTCCTCATCTTCG GTGACATCCACTTGGCAATGTTTCGGGTGAGGAAGACAATCGTCGATGTGGCAGCCGAGGCCACCAAAGATGACCAGCAGGAAGCTGAGACTGTGCTGGCAAGTGCAGTTCAAGAAACAAGCTAG